The Pseudomonas asiatica genome has a segment encoding these proteins:
- a CDS encoding DUF2182 domain-containing protein: MASSAASRWPAPGALLTGALVLMISALGWWWHVEQATTMAAMGEMQMPPTAWWSRQGALTLLMWLAMMQAMMLPAALPVFLLYRRCLLRDSTGPFKLLLFCAAYALLWCGFALLMTLLQALGEWLGWLDPMTLRLPPLMGALLLLLAGGYQMSQGKAACLEHCQSPLFFLQHHVRPGLGGAWRLGLQHGLYCIGCCWALMLVLLVVGAMSLWGMAALAMLVLAEKVLRLGAAWRRYSGALLIAGGLLLAFWPHI, encoded by the coding sequence ATGGCATCATCCGCGGCTAGTCGCTGGCCAGCCCCGGGCGCGCTGCTGACCGGCGCGCTGGTGCTGATGATCAGCGCGCTGGGTTGGTGGTGGCACGTCGAGCAGGCAACGACCATGGCGGCGATGGGCGAGATGCAGATGCCACCCACCGCCTGGTGGTCGCGCCAGGGCGCGCTGACCCTGCTGATGTGGTTGGCGATGATGCAGGCAATGATGCTGCCGGCCGCCCTGCCGGTGTTCCTGCTTTACCGACGCTGCCTGCTGCGCGACAGCACCGGCCCATTCAAGCTGCTGCTGTTCTGCGCGGCCTATGCGCTGCTCTGGTGTGGCTTCGCCCTGCTGATGACCCTGCTGCAGGCCCTTGGCGAATGGCTTGGCTGGCTCGATCCCATGACCCTGCGCCTGCCACCGCTCATGGGTGCGCTACTGCTTCTGCTGGCCGGCGGCTACCAGATGAGCCAGGGCAAGGCCGCTTGCCTGGAGCATTGCCAGAGCCCGCTGTTCTTTCTTCAGCACCATGTACGCCCGGGCCTTGGCGGCGCCTGGAGGCTGGGGTTGCAGCATGGCCTGTACTGCATCGGTTGCTGCTGGGCGCTGATGCTGGTGCTGCTGGTGGTTGGCGCCATGAGCCTGTGGGGCATGGCCGCGCTGGCGATGCTGGTTCTGGCGGAGAAAGTGTTGCGGTTGGGCGCGGCCTGGCGCCGCTACAGTGGCGCCCTGCTTATCGCTGGTGGTCTGCTGCTGGCGTTCTGGCCGCATATCTGA
- a CDS encoding T6SS effector BTH_I2691 family protein: protein MTISQRIALAIAEAGLPHDQCMFCERQGLPILPLRRALVPDTRPECVSTVADNRHISTKIGLRTLRRGFLYVLLDQQVWHAYAVSEQGHLRRFNPYEPPDGPPSPLPEKCVNADHDIPSAFLNLDTGRYTSAWLAFSSDAWPVSVLNAYKSGASPAHRFEGLDLIQARNNPELLGIAMTPDKLGVDQQVFEYAQHGCAPFDSAHGFHSRWLRRFALRGYLVNAINRHKLENGVLAVVLDDTVGLIQEYNHQRLNWVLKRQAWREDPMRAYQLQTSQILQIIRATHREWAAQKVPSLEPMTGDGPPVFTDPAVERQLLVERAQQESDERLEERYHEPQRAAFQAEYEQQEREFQRYIDKDTRAYVALFDTPMFKVAEAYDYDGNDRESGVAYAKTMALCLGGGVTEAVVPRLEPHIPASGTSELLWLKWLQDPDSPPYRALLMRDRSLLAGLLPSFSATEAINWNDSDKLYGMLSKIIASDDAGLRMRNTLKQAIAETQGALNAASQRLAPCLSPGIQKAVRHLNSATQFLYNGVHLIELEVKMKLGEYYALQSAHLRELQHKANASIAEARDRMRRNIDDFEFGSMKAMRKVRPIIQHGLMSLAVLDPRFTNSMISVTVWVEGKAEEVHGRLFKEASMDVTQASSAAQLALVDISVAAGTLETDARRLLQGMKITTQQSARLVKTGFSGLRGIAGSWEVLLAIGGLYLQQDSLGRNQEKAETEIGPKAHEAKLALQGSQLGLLGGQIELVGLILRSSAGPLNLGWAKGVAASGGALIRLGALVSAVAGVFDAAQAINATRRAAAAGDDAAYQRHLISAGLYVLGTVAFGFAVLYPLVFGPLGLAIAFTLAAYQLSKRAQENESTDLERWVRRCCFGKADEKPTIHWNVPEQADIAFAELNAATLGVQAKLNFESRLATDPGLPKIGGLTSTEIIKELKFLIALPMYDERSSGYRWKLIAHRHDDGNHPDYIGGETIASGNFFCEL from the coding sequence ATGACCATCAGCCAACGTATTGCCCTCGCGATCGCCGAAGCCGGGCTGCCGCACGACCAGTGCATGTTCTGCGAGCGCCAGGGCCTGCCGATCCTACCGCTGCGTCGCGCCCTGGTGCCCGATACCCGCCCCGAGTGTGTCTCCACCGTGGCGGATAACCGGCATATCTCGACAAAGATCGGCTTGCGCACCTTGCGCAGGGGCTTCCTGTATGTGCTGCTCGACCAGCAGGTCTGGCATGCCTATGCCGTCAGCGAGCAAGGTCATCTGCGCCGCTTCAACCCTTACGAGCCGCCAGATGGCCCGCCTTCGCCGCTGCCCGAAAAATGCGTGAACGCAGATCACGACATTCCTTCGGCCTTTCTCAACCTCGATACCGGCAGGTACACCAGCGCCTGGCTGGCCTTCTCCAGTGACGCCTGGCCGGTGAGCGTGCTGAACGCCTACAAGAGCGGCGCGTCGCCTGCGCATCGCTTCGAGGGCCTGGACCTGATCCAGGCCCGCAACAATCCCGAACTGCTGGGCATCGCCATGACGCCCGATAAGCTTGGGGTCGACCAGCAGGTGTTCGAGTACGCCCAGCATGGCTGTGCCCCCTTCGACAGTGCGCATGGCTTCCACAGCCGCTGGTTGCGCCGGTTCGCCCTGCGAGGGTATCTGGTCAATGCGATCAACCGGCACAAGCTGGAAAACGGCGTGCTGGCGGTGGTGCTCGACGACACTGTCGGGCTGATTCAGGAGTACAACCATCAGCGCCTGAACTGGGTACTGAAGCGTCAGGCCTGGCGTGAAGACCCGATGCGCGCCTATCAGCTGCAGACCTCGCAGATCCTGCAGATCATTCGTGCCACGCACAGGGAATGGGCGGCGCAGAAGGTGCCGTCGCTGGAACCGATGACGGGCGATGGGCCGCCGGTGTTCACCGACCCGGCTGTCGAGCGGCAGCTATTGGTCGAGCGTGCGCAGCAGGAGAGTGACGAGCGGCTTGAAGAGCGCTACCACGAACCGCAGCGGGCCGCGTTCCAGGCTGAATACGAGCAGCAGGAGCGCGAGTTTCAGCGTTACATCGACAAGGACACAAGGGCGTACGTTGCCTTGTTCGATACGCCCATGTTCAAGGTGGCCGAGGCGTACGACTACGACGGTAACGATCGTGAGTCCGGGGTGGCCTACGCCAAGACCATGGCCCTGTGCCTGGGCGGTGGCGTTACGGAAGCTGTCGTCCCCCGCCTTGAACCGCATATTCCCGCTTCCGGCACCAGCGAACTGCTCTGGTTGAAATGGCTGCAGGACCCGGACAGCCCGCCCTACCGCGCCTTGTTGATGCGGGATCGCTCTCTGCTGGCCGGGCTGCTGCCCAGTTTCTCCGCCACAGAAGCGATCAACTGGAACGACAGCGACAAGCTCTACGGCATGCTGAGCAAGATCATCGCCAGCGATGACGCCGGCCTGCGCATGCGCAATACCCTCAAGCAGGCCATTGCTGAAACGCAGGGCGCGCTCAATGCGGCCAGTCAGCGGCTGGCGCCATGTCTGTCACCTGGCATTCAGAAGGCCGTGCGGCATCTGAACAGCGCCACGCAGTTTCTCTACAACGGCGTCCACCTGATCGAGCTGGAAGTGAAGATGAAGCTGGGCGAGTACTACGCCTTGCAGAGCGCCCACCTCCGGGAGTTGCAGCACAAGGCCAACGCGTCGATCGCCGAGGCGCGGGACCGGATGCGCCGCAATATCGATGACTTCGAGTTTGGTTCGATGAAGGCCATGCGCAAGGTGCGGCCGATCATCCAGCACGGGCTGATGAGCCTGGCCGTGCTCGATCCACGGTTCACCAATTCGATGATCAGCGTGACGGTGTGGGTCGAGGGCAAGGCCGAGGAAGTGCATGGCCGGTTGTTCAAGGAGGCCAGCATGGACGTGACCCAGGCGAGCAGCGCGGCGCAGCTTGCCTTGGTGGATATCTCGGTGGCAGCGGGGACGTTGGAAACCGATGCGCGCAGGTTGTTGCAGGGGATGAAGATCACGACGCAGCAGTCGGCCCGATTGGTAAAAACCGGTTTTTCCGGGTTGCGCGGGATTGCTGGCAGTTGGGAGGTTCTGCTGGCGATAGGCGGGTTGTATCTGCAGCAGGACAGCCTGGGCAGGAATCAGGAAAAGGCGGAGACAGAGATTGGGCCGAAGGCGCATGAGGCCAAGTTGGCGTTGCAAGGATCGCAGTTGGGCCTGTTGGGAGGGCAAATCGAACTGGTTGGGCTCATTTTGAGATCAAGTGCTGGTCCACTGAATTTGGGGTGGGCAAAGGGTGTTGCAGCCAGTGGGGGGGCCTTGATAAGGCTTGGTGCTTTGGTGAGTGCGGTTGCAGGGGTCTTTGATGCGGCTCAAGCAATCAATGCGACCAGGCGAGCTGCCGCTGCGGGTGATGATGCCGCATACCAGCGACATCTAATTTCGGCCGGTTTGTATGTTCTTGGCACTGTCGCTTTCGGATTCGCAGTACTCTATCCCTTGGTTTTCGGCCCGCTGGGATTGGCGATCGCCTTCACGCTTGCTGCTTATCAACTAAGCAAACGCGCTCAGGAAAATGAATCAACTGATCTGGAGCGCTGGGTAAGGCGGTGCTGCTTTGGAAAAGCAGACGAAAAGCCGACCATTCATTGGAATGTTCCAGAACAAGCGGATATCGCTTTTGCCGAACTCAATGCTGCCACGCTAGGCGTTCAGGCGAAGTTGAATTTTGAGTCGCGCTTGGCAACTGATCCAGGGCTTCCGAAAATCGGTGGCTTGACAAGCACGGAAATAATTAAGGAACTGAAATTCTTGATCGCTTTGCCTATGTACGACGAGCGTTCTTCGGGATATCGCTGGAAATTGATTGCGCATCGTCACGATGACGGTAATCACCCTGATTACATTGGCGGGGAAACTATTGCTTCGGGCAATTTTTTTTGCGAGCTCTGA
- a CDS encoding DUF6708 domain-containing protein, with protein MKGKRKMLPTRGVGWKYDLPPHDIAPAQREVCLASNLKINRAGHIFIEIPRSSVSVRGISFFGGLIILIYTMVFIVPDIITSLLDDWQSGIEITTIGIMIVTLSTWAFFPLFRIDLRLPRDEPIRFNRARQKVYFYEYRFDRLHPFGSKGWGVKPVAYDWADLTAEVYRVYAPMGYGGLIENVMISVRKTDTEEVIDRLFLCDDIEQGKQYWALARLYMQSGYDALPDSLRPFQGQKIGNGLNPMQYLAPRVRWPAKIDLESRSAPTTDEVV; from the coding sequence ATGAAAGGAAAGAGAAAGATGCTACCTACCCGAGGGGTGGGCTGGAAGTATGATCTTCCTCCGCATGATATTGCACCCGCGCAGCGCGAGGTGTGTTTGGCATCTAATTTAAAGATCAATCGGGCTGGACATATATTTATCGAGATCCCACGGTCGTCGGTCAGTGTGCGGGGGATATCTTTTTTCGGAGGCTTGATTATTTTAATTTACACCATGGTGTTTATCGTGCCAGACATCATCACTTCCCTCCTTGACGACTGGCAATCGGGAATTGAAATTACGACCATAGGCATCATGATTGTAACTCTTTCAACCTGGGCCTTTTTTCCATTGTTTCGTATAGACCTACGACTTCCTCGCGATGAACCCATACGCTTCAATAGAGCACGCCAAAAAGTCTATTTTTACGAGTACAGGTTTGATCGCCTACACCCCTTCGGCAGCAAGGGTTGGGGGGTAAAACCCGTGGCCTATGACTGGGCCGACCTAACTGCCGAGGTCTACAGGGTATACGCCCCAATGGGCTACGGCGGCCTCATTGAAAATGTAATGATATCGGTTCGTAAAACAGACACCGAGGAAGTCATCGACCGCCTGTTCCTGTGTGACGACATAGAGCAAGGCAAGCAGTATTGGGCACTGGCACGTTTGTACATGCAAAGTGGCTATGACGCTCTTCCTGACTCTCTACGCCCTTTTCAGGGTCAGAAGATTGGCAATGGTCTGAACCCTATGCAATACCTCGCCCCCAGGGTCCGATGGCCAGCGAAAATCGACTTGGAGTCTCGCAGCGCACCGACAACAGATGAAGTCGTCTAA
- a CDS encoding aldehyde dehydrogenase (NADP(+)), translated as MTGSNFIGGQRSATGSVRLQSLDARTGEALPQAFAQATPEEVDAAAQAAEAAFAEYNALAPQRRAQFLDAIADQLDALDDTFVATVCRETALPAGRIQGERARTSNQMRLFASVLRRGDYLGARIDRAQPQRQPLPRPDLRQYRTGVGPVAVFGASNFPLAFSTAGGDTAAALAAGCPVVVKAHSGHMATAERVAEAIERAVVATGMPAGVFNMIYGAGVGEALVRHPAIQAVGFTGSLKGGRALCELAAARPQPIPVFAEMSSINPVLVLPEALQARGEQVARELAGSVVLGCGQFCTNPGLVIGIAGEAFSNFLAALGAQLADQPGQTMLNVGTLRSYAQGVQRLHQHPGVRHLAGADQAGDQAQAQLFQADVSLLLDGDALLQEEVFGPATVAVAVADEAELRRALQALHGQLTATLIAEPQDLQRFAALVPLLQRKAGRLLVNGYPTGVEVCDAMVHGGPYPATSDARGTSVGTLAIDRFLRPVCYQDYPDALLPDALKNANPLGLQRLVDGQHSREALA; from the coding sequence ATGACCGGAAGCAATTTCATTGGCGGCCAGCGCAGCGCCACCGGCAGCGTGCGCCTGCAAAGCCTCGATGCGCGTACCGGCGAAGCCTTGCCGCAGGCCTTTGCCCAAGCCACCCCGGAAGAAGTGGACGCCGCCGCCCAGGCTGCCGAAGCGGCCTTCGCCGAATACAACGCCCTGGCCCCGCAGCGCCGTGCGCAGTTCCTCGATGCCATTGCCGACCAGCTGGATGCGCTGGACGACACCTTTGTCGCCACCGTGTGCCGCGAAACCGCACTGCCGGCCGGGCGCATCCAGGGCGAACGCGCGCGCACCAGCAACCAGATGCGCCTGTTCGCCTCGGTGCTTCGTCGTGGCGACTACCTGGGTGCGCGCATCGACCGCGCCCAACCCCAGCGTCAGCCGCTGCCGCGCCCTGATCTGCGCCAGTACCGCACCGGCGTCGGCCCGGTAGCCGTGTTCGGCGCCAGCAACTTCCCGCTGGCCTTCTCCACCGCAGGGGGGGATACCGCCGCGGCGCTGGCCGCCGGTTGCCCGGTGGTGGTGAAGGCGCACAGCGGCCACATGGCTACTGCCGAACGGGTGGCTGAGGCCATCGAGCGGGCGGTGGTGGCCACCGGCATGCCCGCGGGCGTGTTCAACATGATCTACGGTGCCGGTGTCGGCGAAGCGCTGGTGCGCCACCCGGCGATCCAGGCCGTGGGCTTCACCGGTTCGCTCAAGGGCGGCCGTGCGCTGTGCGAGCTGGCTGCAGCGCGCCCGCAGCCGATTCCGGTGTTCGCCGAAATGAGCAGCATCAACCCGGTGCTGGTCTTGCCTGAGGCCTTGCAGGCCAGGGGCGAGCAGGTAGCCAGGGAGCTGGCCGGTTCGGTGGTGCTGGGCTGCGGGCAGTTCTGCACCAACCCCGGGCTGGTCATCGGAATTGCCGGCGAGGCGTTCAGCAACTTCCTGGCGGCCCTTGGTGCGCAGCTGGCCGACCAGCCCGGGCAGACCATGCTCAATGTCGGTACATTGCGCAGCTATGCCCAGGGCGTGCAACGCCTGCACCAGCACCCGGGCGTGCGTCATCTGGCCGGCGCCGACCAGGCTGGCGACCAGGCGCAGGCGCAGCTGTTCCAGGCGGATGTGAGCCTGCTGCTTGACGGTGATGCGTTGCTTCAGGAGGAGGTGTTCGGGCCGGCCACGGTGGCCGTGGCGGTGGCCGACGAAGCCGAACTGCGCCGCGCGCTGCAAGCCTTGCACGGGCAGCTGACGGCAACGCTGATTGCCGAGCCGCAAGACCTGCAGCGCTTCGCCGCTCTGGTGCCGCTGCTGCAGCGCAAGGCCGGGCGCCTGCTGGTCAATGGTTACCCGACCGGTGTCGAAGTGTGCGATGCCATGGTGCATGGCGGGCCATACCCGGCCACGTCCGATGCCCGTGGGACCTCGGTCGGCACCTTGGCCATCGACCGCTTCCTGCGGCCGGTGTGCTACCAGGACTACCCGGATGCGCTGCTGCCCGACGCCCTGAAAAACGCCAACCCGCTGGGCCTGCAACGCCTGGTCGACGGCCAGCACAGCCGCGAGGCGCTGGCCTGA
- a CDS encoding DUF6708 domain-containing protein → MKRDDKVLCERALGWSHDLPTVHEVPKWREVWTSVKPSPNYFDDVYLELPRSSTILRGVIFLIGVPGLLFALGITLYLYWSLLHGSWPRDWLTNISIALLPVALWALTAYVRLDLVAPRDEPIRFNRLRQKIYIYEFRYDRIFIFSRKRWGVKPVAYNWDDVTAEVYRVYAPGHGGLIENVMLSVRNPETNEVIDRVFFTYDLYKGEAYWAIARLFMQQGPEALPKFVHPPRDWNDDDGLSHMHCLAPKVHWPEDIDRESRTAPSD, encoded by the coding sequence GTGAAGCGTGATGATAAAGTTTTGTGCGAGCGCGCTTTAGGCTGGAGCCATGACCTTCCCACGGTGCATGAAGTTCCAAAGTGGCGGGAAGTGTGGACGAGTGTCAAGCCGTCGCCAAACTATTTCGATGATGTATATCTCGAGTTACCGCGGAGCAGCACCATCCTTCGAGGTGTTATATTTTTGATTGGGGTTCCGGGTTTGCTATTCGCTTTAGGAATTACGCTTTACTTATACTGGAGCCTTTTGCATGGCAGTTGGCCGCGCGACTGGCTTACAAACATATCAATAGCTCTTCTTCCGGTAGCATTATGGGCTTTGACTGCCTATGTGAGGCTTGATCTGGTTGCCCCTAGAGACGAGCCAATTCGCTTCAATCGACTACGCCAAAAAATATATATTTATGAGTTTCGATATGACCGTATCTTCATCTTCAGTCGCAAGCGATGGGGCGTCAAACCGGTCGCCTACAACTGGGACGACGTAACCGCCGAAGTCTACCGAGTCTACGCCCCCGGCCACGGTGGGCTGATCGAAAACGTCATGCTGTCGGTCCGCAACCCGGAAACCAACGAAGTCATCGACCGTGTGTTCTTCACCTATGACCTCTACAAAGGCGAAGCCTACTGGGCCATCGCCCGACTATTCATGCAGCAAGGCCCCGAAGCCCTGCCGAAGTTCGTACACCCACCCCGTGACTGGAACGATGACGATGGCCTGAGCCACATGCATTGCCTGGCACCAAAGGTTCATTGGCCGGAGGACATTGACCGTGAGTCCCGTACTGCCCCATCTGACTGA
- a CDS encoding DUF6708 domain-containing protein has protein sequence MKRDDEVLCERALGWSHDLPKVDEVPKWRSVWASVKPAPNYFDDVYLELPRSSTILRGVIFLVGAPGLIFILGLTLCFYWGLLHDGWQRDWLINISIIFPPVMLWVLIPYIRLDLVTPRDEPIRFNRLRQKIYIYEFRYDRIFIFSRKRWGVKPVAYNWDDVTAEVYRVYAPGHGGLIENVMLSVRNPETNEVIDRVFFTYDLYQGEAYWAIARLFMQQGPEALPAFVHPPRDWNDDDGLSHMHCLAPKVHWPEDIDRESRTAPSD, from the coding sequence GTGAAACGTGATGATGAAGTTTTGTGCGAACGTGCTTTAGGCTGGAGTCATGACCTTCCCAAGGTGGATGAAGTGCCAAAATGGCGGAGCGTATGGGCGAGTGTCAAGCCGGCACCCAATTATTTCGATGATGTATATCTCGAGTTACCACGGAGCAGCACCATCCTTCGAGGCGTCATATTTTTAGTTGGGGCTCCGGGCTTGATTTTTATTCTAGGATTGACGCTTTGCTTCTACTGGGGTCTTTTACATGACGGTTGGCAGCGCGATTGGTTAATAAACATATCAATAATTTTTCCTCCGGTCATGCTGTGGGTTTTGATTCCCTATATCAGACTTGATCTGGTTACGCCTAGAGACGAGCCAATTCGCTTCAATCGACTACGCCAAAAAATATATATTTATGAGTTTCGATATGACCGCATATTCATCTTCAGTCGTAAACGCTGGGGCGTCAAACCGGTCGCCTACAACTGGGACGATGTAACCGCCGAAGTCTACCGAGTCTACGCCCCCGGCCACGGTGGCCTGATCGAAAACGTCATGCTGTCGGTCCGCAACCCGGAAACCAACGAAGTTATCGACCGTGTGTTCTTCACCTATGACCTGTACCAAGGCGAAGCCTACTGGGCTATCGCCCGGCTATTCATGCAGCAAGGCCCAGAAGCCCTGCCAGCGTTCGTACACCCACCCCGTGACTGGAACGATGACGATGGCCTGAGCCACATGCATTGCCTGGCACCCAAGGTTCATTGGCCGGAGGATATTGACCGTGAATCCCGCACTGCCCCATCTGACTGA
- a CDS encoding bifunctional O-acetylhomoserine aminocarboxypropyltransferase/cysteine synthase: MKLETLAIHAGFSPDPTTRAVAVPIYQTTSFAFDDTQHGADLFDLKVAGNIYSRIMNPTNDVLEQRMAALEGGVGALAVASGMAAITYAIQTVAEAGDNIVSVAKLYGGTYNLLAHTLPRMGIHTRFAAHDDIAALEALIDSRTKAVFCESIGNPAGNIVDIAALAEAAHRHGVPLIVDNTVATPVLCRPFEHGADIVVHSLTKYIGGHGTSIGGIVIDSGKFPWADNKERFALLNTPDPSYHGVTYTEAFGPAAFIGRCRVVPLRNTGAALSPFNAFLILQGLETLALRMERHTENALKVARYLQAHEQVAWVKYAGLPDHPEHELAQRYTGGKPASILSFGIKGGQAAGARFIDALQLVVRLVNIGDAKSLACHPASTTHRQLNDEELEKAGVPRDMVRLSIGIEHSDDIIADLAQALEASRG; encoded by the coding sequence ATGAAGCTGGAAACTCTCGCCATCCACGCAGGCTTCAGCCCCGACCCGACCACCCGGGCAGTGGCCGTACCGATCTACCAGACCACCTCCTTCGCCTTCGACGACACCCAGCACGGCGCCGACCTGTTCGACCTGAAGGTGGCCGGCAACATCTACTCGCGCATCATGAACCCCACCAACGACGTGCTCGAGCAGCGCATGGCCGCCCTGGAGGGCGGGGTTGGCGCGCTGGCGGTGGCCTCGGGCATGGCGGCCATCACCTACGCCATCCAGACCGTCGCCGAGGCCGGCGACAACATTGTCTCGGTGGCCAAGCTGTACGGCGGCACCTACAACCTGCTGGCCCACACCCTGCCGCGCATGGGCATCCACACCCGCTTCGCCGCCCATGACGACATCGCCGCCCTCGAAGCATTGATCGATTCGCGCACCAAGGCGGTGTTCTGCGAGTCCATCGGCAACCCTGCCGGCAATATCGTCGACATCGCCGCGCTGGCCGAGGCCGCCCACCGCCATGGTGTGCCGCTGATCGTCGACAACACCGTGGCCACCCCGGTGCTGTGCCGGCCGTTCGAGCACGGTGCCGATATCGTCGTGCACTCGCTGACCAAGTACATCGGCGGCCATGGCACCAGCATTGGCGGCATCGTCATCGACTCCGGCAAGTTCCCCTGGGCCGACAACAAGGAACGCTTCGCCCTGCTCAACACCCCCGACCCGTCCTACCACGGCGTCACCTACACCGAAGCCTTCGGCCCCGCCGCCTTCATCGGCCGCTGCCGCGTGGTGCCGTTGCGCAACACCGGTGCCGCGCTGTCGCCGTTCAATGCCTTCCTGATCCTGCAAGGCCTGGAAACCTTGGCCCTGCGCATGGAGCGCCACACCGAGAACGCGCTGAAGGTCGCCCGCTACCTGCAAGCCCACGAACAGGTGGCGTGGGTGAAATATGCAGGGCTGCCCGACCACCCCGAGCATGAGCTGGCCCAGCGCTACACCGGCGGCAAACCGGCGTCGATCCTGTCGTTCGGCATCAAGGGCGGCCAGGCGGCCGGCGCGCGCTTCATCGATGCGCTGCAACTGGTGGTGCGCCTGGTGAACATCGGCGACGCCAAGTCGCTGGCCTGCCACCCCGCCTCCACCACCCACCGCCAGCTCAACGACGAGGAACTGGAGAAGGCCGGCGTGCCACGGGACATGGTGCGCCTGTCGATCGGCATCGAGCACAGCGACGACATCATCGCCGACCTGGCCCAGGCGCTGGAGGCCAGCCGCGGTTGA
- a CDS encoding DUF1326 domain-containing protein has product MAYVDWRLRGAGVDLCNCDYGCPCQFNALPTHGTCEAAVGYHIEEGYFDEVSLAGLNVACTFAWPGPIHEGGGQCQAFIDERASDAQRQALLTILSGQEQEPTAFFAIFASTVQTMHAPQFVPVEVHTDRAALTASIHVPGVLDGRAEPIRNPVDGSVHRARLVLPEGFEFGETDCASATFNCSGAVKLDYAGRNAMLYDLDMGPNGIIRG; this is encoded by the coding sequence ATGGCCTATGTCGATTGGCGATTGCGCGGCGCAGGGGTCGACCTTTGCAACTGCGATTATGGCTGCCCCTGCCAGTTCAATGCCTTGCCCACCCATGGCACTTGCGAAGCGGCAGTGGGCTATCACATCGAGGAGGGGTACTTCGACGAGGTGTCGCTGGCCGGCTTGAATGTGGCCTGCACCTTCGCCTGGCCTGGGCCCATCCACGAGGGCGGTGGGCAATGCCAGGCCTTTATCGATGAACGCGCCAGTGATGCCCAGCGCCAGGCATTGCTGACCATTCTCAGCGGCCAGGAGCAGGAACCCACGGCCTTCTTCGCCATTTTTGCCAGCACGGTGCAGACCATGCACGCACCGCAGTTCGTGCCGGTTGAGGTGCACACCGACCGCGCCGCACTGACCGCCAGCATCCACGTGCCCGGGGTGCTGGATGGCCGGGCCGAGCCGATCCGCAACCCCGTGGACGGATCGGTGCACCGGGCCAGGCTGGTGCTGCCAGAGGGCTTCGAGTTCGGCGAGACGGACTGCGCCAGCGCCACCTTCAACTGCTCCGGGGCGGTGAAGCTGGACTATGCCGGGCGCAACGCCATGCTCTACGACCTGGATATGGGGCCAAATGGCATCATCCGCGGCTAG
- the araD1 gene encoding AraD1 family protein, with the protein MRLIQFETATGERCVGVVEGDYALQVQGAASTRELALQAIAAGRDLAAEVQAAGLGERHDYLAMLAEGRVLPPLDHSDPAHCLVTGTGLTHLGSAATRDKMHQQQAEGAVTDSMRMFQWGLDGGRPPAGEEGAQPEWFYKGDGGIVVRPGADLPLPAFAEDAGEEPELVGLYLIGADGTPYRLGYALGNEFSDHVMERRNYLYLAHSKLRACSFGPELRLGALPAHLEGTSRILRDGQELWRKPFLSGEQNMCHSFENLEFHHFKYTQFLRPGDIHVHYFGTATLSFADGIQARPGDTFEVSLDAFGQPLRNGIAAAPGQVRPGVVKSL; encoded by the coding sequence ATGCGATTGATCCAATTTGAAACCGCCACCGGCGAGCGCTGCGTGGGCGTGGTGGAAGGCGATTACGCCCTGCAGGTGCAGGGCGCAGCCAGCACCCGCGAGCTGGCCCTGCAAGCCATTGCCGCCGGCCGTGACCTGGCCGCTGAAGTGCAGGCTGCCGGCCTGGGCGAGCGCCACGACTACCTGGCCATGCTGGCCGAAGGCCGCGTGTTGCCGCCACTGGACCACTCGGACCCGGCGCACTGCCTGGTCACCGGCACCGGGCTGACCCACCTGGGCAGCGCCGCAACCCGCGACAAGATGCATCAGCAGCAGGCCGAAGGCGCGGTGACCGACAGCATGCGCATGTTCCAGTGGGGCCTTGATGGCGGTCGGCCGCCGGCAGGCGAGGAGGGCGCGCAGCCGGAGTGGTTCTACAAGGGCGACGGTGGCATCGTCGTGCGCCCTGGCGCCGACCTGCCGCTGCCGGCGTTCGCCGAGGATGCCGGCGAGGAGCCAGAGCTGGTCGGGCTGTACCTGATCGGTGCCGACGGCACGCCTTACCGCCTTGGCTATGCGTTGGGCAACGAGTTTTCCGACCATGTGATGGAGCGGCGCAACTACCTGTACCTGGCCCATTCCAAACTGCGCGCCTGCAGCTTCGGCCCAGAGCTGCGCCTGGGTGCGCTGCCGGCCCACCTGGAAGGCACCAGCCGCATCCTGCGCGACGGCCAGGAGCTGTGGCGCAAGCCGTTCCTCTCGGGCGAGCAGAACATGTGCCACAGCTTCGAGAACCTTGAATTCCACCACTTCAAGTACACCCAGTTCCTGCGCCCCGGTGATATCCACGTGCATTACTTCGGCACCGCCACGCTGTCGTTCGCCGACGGCATCCAGGCGCGCCCGGGCGACACCTTCGAAGTCAGCCTCGACGCGTTCGGCCAGCCGCTGCGCAACGGCATTGCCGCCGCGCCCGGGCAGGTTCGCCCCGGGGTGGTGAAAAGCCTTTGA